One Elaeis guineensis isolate ETL-2024a chromosome 10, EG11, whole genome shotgun sequence genomic window carries:
- the LOC105052295 gene encoding chalcone isomerase-like protein 2 translates to MGSEMVMVDGVPFPPEVTVAKPLALLGHGITDIEIHFLQIKYNAIGIYMEKNIVEHLGSWKGKKGAELAEDDLFFEALAAAPVDKFFRIVVIKEIKGSQYGVQLESAVRDRLAAIDKYEEGEEEALEKVSEFFQTKYFKKDSVITFGFPATPCTAEISFVTEGKEQTKIKVENANVVEMIQKWYLGGSRAVSPTTVKSLAENLGAMLSQ, encoded by the exons A TGGGCTCTGAGATGGTGATGGTGGATGGAGTTCCATTCCCTCCTGAGGTCACCGTTGCCAAACCTTTAGCGCTCCTTGGCCATG GTATTACGGATATTGAGATCCATTTCCTTCAGATAAAGTACAACGCTATTGGAATTTACATGGAAAAAAATATCGTCGAACACTTGGGTAGTTGGAAAGGAAAAAAGGGAGCTGAGTTAGCTGAAGACGATCTCTTCTTTGAGGCTCTTGCGGCAG CTCCTGTGGATAAATTTTTCAGAATCGTGGTAATAAAGGAGATAAAGGGCTCTCAGTATGGTGTGCAACTGGAGAGTGCTGTGAGGGATCGGTTGGCAGCCATTGATAAAtatgaagaaggagaagaggaagcaCTTGAGAAGGTTTCTGAATTTTTTCAGACCAAATATTTTAAGAAGGATTCTGTGATCACCTTTGGTTTTCCTGCAACTCCTTGCACTGCAGAG ATATCATTTGTAACAGAAGGAAAGGAACAAACAAAAATCAAGGTAGAGAATGCAAATGTGGTTGAGATGATCCAGAAATGGTACTTGGGTGGGAGCAGAGCTGTGTCTCCAACTACAGTGAAAAGCTTGGCTGAAAATCTTGGAGCAATGCTTTCACAGTAG
- the LOC105052294 gene encoding RING-H2 finger protein ATL78 isoform X2, producing MVIILAALLCALICALGLNSIVRCALRCGRRLDFETPEEAAARLAATGLKKRALRRIPVAVYGPEANIPATDCPICLGEFADGEKVRVLPKCHHGFHVRCIDTWLASHSSCPTCRHSLLDKADGDGADAGNRSARQDDGAAVVVVVNEVS from the coding sequence ATGGTCATCATCCTGGCTGCGCTGCTCTGCGCTTTAATATGCGCGCTCGGTCTCAACTCTATCGTGCGGTGCGCTCTCCGGTGCGGCCGCCGGCTCGACTTCGAGACCCCGGAGGAGGCTGCCGCCAGGCTCGCCGCCACCGGGCTCAAGAAGCGGGCCCTGCGACGCATCCCGGTGGCGGTCTACGGGCCGGAGGCCAACATACCTGCCACCGACTGCCCGATATGCCTCGGGGAGTTCGCCGACGGGGAGAAGGTCCGGGTCCTGCCCAAGTGTCACCATGGGTTCCATGTCCGGTGCATCGACACGTGGCTTGCTTCGCACTCGTCGTGCCCGACCTGCCGGCACTCGCTGCTCGACAAGGCTGACGGCGACGGGGCCGACGCTGGAAATAGGTCGGCGAGGCAGGATGACGGCGCggcggtggtggtggtggtgaatGAGGTGAGCTGA
- the LOC105052294 gene encoding RING-H2 finger protein ATL78 isoform X1, whose product MRQLVEAPPPANGAKPHGSGYDAGGDANFDTNMVIILAALLCALICALGLNSIVRCALRCGRRLDFETPEEAAARLAATGLKKRALRRIPVAVYGPEANIPATDCPICLGEFADGEKVRVLPKCHHGFHVRCIDTWLASHSSCPTCRHSLLDKADGDGADAGNRSARQDDGAAVVVVVNEVS is encoded by the coding sequence ATGCGTCAGCTCGTCGAGGCGCCACCGCCGGCAAATGGGGCCAAGCCGCACGGCAGCGGGTATGACGCCGGCGGGGATGCCAACTTCGACACCAACATGGTCATCATCCTGGCTGCGCTGCTCTGCGCTTTAATATGCGCGCTCGGTCTCAACTCTATCGTGCGGTGCGCTCTCCGGTGCGGCCGCCGGCTCGACTTCGAGACCCCGGAGGAGGCTGCCGCCAGGCTCGCCGCCACCGGGCTCAAGAAGCGGGCCCTGCGACGCATCCCGGTGGCGGTCTACGGGCCGGAGGCCAACATACCTGCCACCGACTGCCCGATATGCCTCGGGGAGTTCGCCGACGGGGAGAAGGTCCGGGTCCTGCCCAAGTGTCACCATGGGTTCCATGTCCGGTGCATCGACACGTGGCTTGCTTCGCACTCGTCGTGCCCGACCTGCCGGCACTCGCTGCTCGACAAGGCTGACGGCGACGGGGCCGACGCTGGAAATAGGTCGGCGAGGCAGGATGACGGCGCggcggtggtggtggtggtgaatGAGGTGAGCTGA